cagttttaaacagtCGTCACTTTCCTAAACCATCCACAGAAGCCACTGCTGCTGAGTTCCCCTGCAAAGAGGGTTCTGTCATCCAAAGTAAGGGCTTCAGGGGCAGGAAAAGTGCTaaagaaaatgagcaagaaaaCTGCACCTTGgtattattcttttttcacacttttttttgtggattttatAGTGTTTTATTTGGAATGTGTATGTGTGCGTGTACATAAATGAATGGAATAGGagaatttgctttgttttcagatcACTTGTTGACTTGAATATTATTTCAGGCAAGGACatctaaatatttttgtcttcctaACCTACTTTGAAAGTTTTTTGCATGACATGACCTGAACTTACAGAAAATACTGCCAGAAAATATTCTGTTACCCAAAGTCTTTTCATACTCCTATTTAATGAGCTCTGAATATTAGTAGGCTTTTCAGTGGTAGGACCATGACTATGTCTTAGGACTTCTTAAGCCGTTACCAACCCAGTGTGGTTGCTGCAGGTAGGAGTTTTTTCATGGTACACTGGTTTCTAGCCTCAGCTGCTTAATACTGAATAGAATGTTAAGGAAGATAAAACTTCATTATTTGAGCTGTTAAACGCATGTTAATTGTTCATGTTAATGCATTCCATTACTGATATTCATCTAGTAAGTTATATGTATTGGATTTTTGCATAGAAACTGCCAATTTAAATACTTAgttaatatatatgtataagcCCCCCACCTGCTGTAGTTTAAGTAACCTCCACTTATTTTATGGAAACAACCTACTGTTATAATTAACTGTTCCTTTCTATTCTCCTGTCACCAGGAAGCTAATGTGGATACAGATAGTAGGGTCAAAAGGAGGTCCctagaaaacaaaccccagaaatGTGGCTCTCAAAAAGGGATTTACATAGAGTTTGGTAAGACCTGTTGTTGATTTACAGTAGTTGGGCTTATATATAGTGCCTGCAAAGTAATGAAAGACAATGAGGTTCAAAGTCTTTATAAACACTTATTTCTTCTTAACACCCAAAATAAGGACAAAGCGACAAATTATGACAAATCCAAATTGGTACATCAAAGGGCTTTTTCCGTAATTTATTCTGTTATAGGAAATAATGCTGCTGTAGTAAACCTTTAAGGCTCAGTGTACAAAATCCAAAGAAGATGCTCACAGATGTGAAGGAAGTTGTAACTAATGATAACTATCGTCATCTAAAGAATATTAAGCTTTGTCACCAGCGCTTGAGGCTATGGTCAATAACCAGAAGTAAACCTGAAATCTAATTAAGGAAagaatatttcctttctctcctaGCTGATGCTGACTGCTGTGAGAAACTGCTGTGCATAGTTCATTCTCTCCCTGTTCCTTCAGGGAAGGAATTGCTCCTTTTAACAGCCAGTGTTCATTGCCTCTCTTCCTTGTTGCTTCTGTCACCATCAGTCAGATGACCCAAAGCAGATACTCAAATATATTGCTCTGTCTTCCAGTTCAAAACTCTAAATACTAGTGGCTATTTCATGTAGGAATTGAGAAGTTGATAACTTTTAGCTAACTAACCCTTAGTAGCTCTCTGTTACCAGTCACTCTAAACAATTTTATGCTGGAGCCACGTGGATATTTATCTGTAGAAATTATTATCATGAGGTTAAAATACTGTAGAATTTAACTTGATTTGTCTTATCAAAGTTGCAAGTATCTACCTCTAGAAGGAATTAAGCTAAACACTGAATGTGGCAAGTCATCTTTCTCCAAATCATTTCAACCAGAGTAACAGCTGATTTGGTTTTAGGCTCTGATTCATCTGAAGAAGTTTTCAAACAGTCAAGCAATATTGGGTAAGTAACAGTGATTCAGGAATTcatattttctaaaaatgtagtctcatttctgtgttttgatttcttaGCACAGGACTAAGAGCATTCTTAACCTCACAAGTGATTTTCAACTTTCAGGGGCACCAGGGCAGAATGGGTGGCTGACTCCTAGCAGTTTGTCATATAATACGCTTTAAAACTGGTTTCTAAGTGTTTTATTGCTCACCCAGACATTAAATCTTCAATAGAAGAGCATGTCCTATGCTTTAGAATGTCAATATTATCTTCAGGAAGGTAAAAGGATCTTTCAAAGAAATGGCCCAAATCTCTGAAGGGTTCTAGTTGTGGCAAGTGTCAATCATGCAGACTGGCTTCTCCAAAAACTATTTCAGAGAGCAAAAAGGGAAGATTAAGTATCATCTTCTATTATATCTATTGCTTCTTTCTATGTAATAAAAGTAGATTTCCCTTCCCAACAggttaaaagacaaaaaagcacTTCAGATTTCAGCTCAAGAGAAGTTAGAAGAACTTAAGAGTGCTGAGATGGCGAATGAATATTCTTGCGATACACAGCGTGACAAACTGGGTGCTGAAGAAGTAATTCTACAAGATATCATAGGTGTGTTCTTTATTTTGGTGACAAAAATGATTAAGCTTGAAAGAAAAGACCacaaattaacattttatttcacattattaCATATGTGTACTTGCAGTCTTGTCTGTTGTAATTTTGTTGATGCCTGCAGCTAGTGACACCATAATACAAGACTGTACCTGTAGACTAAATACTTAAAATGTGACTATTTTAAGTATATAACCAGGAACAGAAGAGGGGGAGAAAGCACCTTAACCAAATTGCAAAACTTACTCTATTCTCCATCAGCCATATTATGCCTTTTTAAACTGACTGCTAATTCATGTAAGAAGTTGGATTAACATCTTTTCTCTATAGGGAGATGAGTGCAGCATAATATTCTGATttgggggaaataaaaagagttcttttaaaacaaagtagCAGTTAAGTGTGTTCTTGTGCCTCTGCTTGTAAAATAGGgtttaataatttctaatacCTCTAAATCTTCAGGTGAAAGTAATTCCTCAGAGGAAGTTTTGAGCAAGAAAAGCACTCAGAATATCACTGAATGTGCCCAAGCTGGCCAAGTGACTATGACTGAATACCAGAGCTCTCCTTTCAATGTTCTTGCTGGAGACCTTCTTATGGAGCAGTGTGACACAATAGGTAATGCCAGTCCCTTAAGGAGTGGGGACACATCTTTCTTTAAGAGCACAGAAGAAATGGATGCAGAGCAAACTCAGTGCAATAGTAAAAGCAAAGAGCGTGACTTAAAAGGTAGCTCAGTGAGCAGGTTGgataaaagcaaggaaatagATGTTGCACAAAGTGTGGAAGCTGTGGAAATGGATGAACCTGAGAATGATTCTTCTCATGAGAAAGAACTTCCtctggagaaactgcttcagcCAGGGCTGCCTCACTGTGCTGCCCCGAATCCAGTTTCCAAGAAGAGACTGAAGAGAAGCATTCAGAAAGTCAATGAATGGTTTTCAAAAAGCAACGAGATTCTCTCTTCCAGTTCTTCCCAGGGTGATTCTACTGGAGCAGCTGACATTTCAGGGGACAGAGATGCGTGTTTCTCAGATAAAGATTCCTGTATTTCAGAGAAGACTGACCCTATGGTGGATTGTGTGGAAATTGCAGTGGTGGAAGGAAATGAGAGATcatcaaaacaaacagcagataGCATCAAAGATAAAATATTTGGGAAAACATACAAGAGAGAGAGGAAATCAAATCCCTCTGTTATCTTCAGAGACATTTTACCTCCTGCAAAAAAGGAAGATGTGGCTGCTGATAAGTTCTTGGATCATTCAAGCAAAGACAGACTAAAGCGAAAAAGGAGGATTCCCCGTGCCCTGCAGCCTGAGGatttcatcaggaaaaaagATGAAGAGGCAAATGGGTCCCCTCAAAGTGTTAACTGGTGCCTTGGAGATGCCGAAAAGAAAAGATGTGATGGAAGTTCTGCTGTTCATGAGGGTCAGCTCTCTGAGAATTGGGAGGATAATACACTAGCAGAACTTGAGGAACCAGGGGGATCTGTATGGAAAACAGCTACTGAAAAGGTGCCTGGCAAGCACAGTGCTGGGGAGCTAAAACTGAGTGACTGTGATCAGAAAAGCACCAAGaaaagttctgcagcaaaaagaTGCAGGCGTTCTACTAGACCTGTGTGTGCCCTACAGTTAGTAGTGGATAGAAGCTCTGATTCTGCTGACCCGGCTGAGCCACAGATCGATAGCTACCCAAGCAGTGAAGAACCCAGGAAAGCTGATTCTGAGCAAAGACAAGTCAGGCGTAGCAGGAGGCTGCAGTTACTTTCTGAAGAAATGAcaaaagagacaggaaaaggagttgAAATGAAAGGAGCAAGAAGTTATGACAGTGATTATGAAGGGGCTAGCTTTAGAATCCAAACAAATGCGTTAGTTCACACTTCTGCATGCAAAGACATGGATGAGCCCTCTGGTATGTCGAGTTCCAAATCACTTACTAATATGAAGGATAGTGATCTGGAAGCAAATGAAATACAGATTAGTCTAAAGAATTCATCTAATACTGCAGAAATTGCTAAAGCTGTCATCAATCCTGCATCTTCCTGTCAGCATTCAACTTGTAGTTCCTTTGTGCCTGATACAGGTTCTCAAGAAGTTGAAGTCGAAGGTAGCCCTCTTCTCCTGCAGTATCCTTCAAAGGCTGTTGTGCTGTCTGCTTCTCACCCGACTGAAGAGATGACTGAATCATGTACTGGACGTGATACGCCAAATGTTCCAGGGGACTTGAGAGCTGAAAAGTTGCCAATGGCTGAAAATGTTTTGGAATTGACCAAGGATGCTGAAGGGAGCGAGTTGGACATATCGTTTCTGCAAAATATATTCAGGCATTCAAAACGCCTGTCATTCAGCCTTCGTTCCATTCCCAAGAAGGTGTGTGCAGTAGAAGATTCTGCTTCTGAAACTTCTAAGACACCATGCGCTGATCAGGTAGAAAATAAGCAGAGCAActgtttaaaaccagaaaacctaaaaggagagaaaacaactGCTGGAAGCTTGAGTAGGGTTTGTGAGGAAGAGAATGATGTTTCACAGGTTGCAAATCGAGGGACTCTGACACCAATAAGGACGGGCACTGCTGGGACTGAAGACAAAAGCAGATTGCAAGGAgggcaagggaaggaaaagacattGTCAACTGACACAGGAATAAAAAGCAAGTTGAGACAGAATCCAATTAAAAGTAATATAAGGCAAAGTGATCAGGCTGATACGAGAACTGATACAAACACAGACGGTGAAACATGCTTCAATTCAGAGAACAGTCAAGCAGGAAAGGCCAAAGTTGTTGATAACAAAGGACCAATAGAACCTTTTCACTCTGGCTCAGTGGTTTGTCCTACACCTTGTCAGCAAAGGGCTGCTGAATTCAGCTGTGAagtcactggggaaaaaagtagcaaaagagaaagcaaaccaGTAAAGGAGAATGAAGAAGGAGCAAGCCAGGCTGCCAACACAGGGATGCCAAAGTTTTCACTTACAGAAGCTTCAGGAGAATCTTGTAAAAGGAATAGTGATTTCACATGTTTGTCTGAAACCCCTGATGGCTTACTGTGCTCTGATGATGAGATTGGAGAGAACATCAGCTTTTCTGCAGCTCATGGGAGAGAGAGATCTGCTGTGTTTGCAAAAAGAGGTGACAATGCTCTGGAGCAAGAACTACACAATAGAAGTGGTAGTTCTAAGTCAGGATCTCAGCATATTCAAAGACCTCGAAGAAGAGCACAGAAACTGCAATCTTCAGATGAAGAATCTAGTGAGGATGAAGATTTACCGTGTTTTCAGGCATTAATATTTGGCAAACCAGTGAGCACACCTTTGCAAAGCAGTAAACCAGCAACGTCTGTGGTAGAGGTTTCAGTGAGTCCCATCACATTGCCTCACACTGGAAGTCACAAGGACTATAACATGCAGAAGGTGCCTGAAGTTGCCCTAAGCAATGAATGCGTTTCCCCAAGCCAGGAGTCCGAATGCTCCGTCAACTTATTTTCTTCCCAATCCAACACATCTGAAGAATTAGCTGAAGTAGCACAGGAGCTCAAGGTTCCTTCAGGACAAGCTCATACATCTAAACAGGTGAACAGTGTGACAGAGAGTAAAGAAACTTTCCAAGGTGGTACTGGAGGgctgaagagaagcaaaactaGCTCCAAAGATGAGTGCCAAGAAGACGCAAGCATGGCAGCAAACCTAGGTACAAACCAAGGTTTCTATCTCTGCAGCTGTGTGTGTCATGTCATTGCACCTAGGTGTTTGACAGGAGCTTAGTTCTGTGTTTGTGGTTCTTGCTCTTTTAAAGGAGTGCATCAGCCCTGAACAATCGACCAAAAAACCCTCAGGGGGTTATTTCCTGAAAATTAAGTTCTTCCAATATTCTTTGTTCAGAGCAAAAATGAATAGAGTGGGCACTGGAGACCAGGCTGAGTCTGGCTGAAACTGATGTTTGTGTGAAGTGCCAATTTCTTCCTGTAATGCCATAGCCATAAAGCCCACAAAGTTGTTTCCCCTCCTGAAATGTTTGGTGAACTTGACTAGAATTCTGTAGTGCTTATTTTGACCTTACAGATTCCATAAGTAGCTGAGACTCTCCCATTGCTATTGAAACACTTGGAGTTCTATTTGCCATATGTGTGACATGATGTTCTTTGAAATGTTCAGTTAAAGTAGGTCTGTGATTCTAACTCCAGTGTTTTCAAAACTTGTCACTTTGTCATGAGAGTTGGCTACAGGGGCTGTGTGGTAAGAGCCATGATTATTGGGTTGGTTTGATGTGGGTTTTATGACTAAGATTTTTCTTCTATATTCTTCAAGGTGAAGCACCTGCATATGACAGTGAAACAAGTAATTTAGAAGATTCGTGTGAACCATTCTCTCAGGGTGAAATCCTTACTACACAGGTAAGTGAGGTTTTGCACTAAATTCGAAAACTGTTTTGTGTTGGAGCTACCTTGCTCCCTGATGTAGCTCCACTGACCAGGATTCTGTGCTATGCCTGGGCTGGGTGGAATGGTGGCTGTGTGGTTTGATAGGGAGCTTTTAGGTTTGTTGTGTGATGAGGGTTTTCTGTCTGGTTGAGGTTATTTTATTGATTCAGGAGAAAGAAGTTCCACATGGTGTCAGTGCTGGAGCTAGGAATGTATCCAGTGCTGTGTCAACTACTTTATCCTATAGGGTGAAGTTTTTAGGTTTTTAAAAGGATCCCTGAAGCCCTGAGCTGCTTTCATGGGAAGGTGTATACAGCATGTTTTTAATAGAGGGTATTGGAACTTTTGAGAGAGAAAGTAATGAAATAAGAATGAAATACTTTAttccttttaaaccgtctttggggCTTTCAGGAATGATGCCACATTGTGTATCCTTTGCAGCAGAAGAATATAATGCAAAATAACCTAAAGAAACTTCAGCAAGAAATGGCTGTACTTGAGGCAGTGCTGAAGCAGCACGGAAGTCAGGACTGTGAAATTTTACCTGTCCATAGGGAACTGCCACATTCCAGCAGTGAAGGAACACCTGGAATGGAACAGATGAGACAAGGAGGTAAATAGCAGTGAAAACCTTTCCTAGCTTTCTCACAAACAGTTGTGATTAGAGTTCTTGATGATTTGATACAAATTACAGGCATCTTTAGCTAGCAAACAAATGCCTCTACTGCTTGTGAACAGAGATATGGGAATGTGTTGAGGGATTCATAAATTGCACTAAATAGTGTAAATTTGCCTTTGGCCTGTTTTATATCCTACATTTTCCACATAATATGAAGCTGAACATCTTAGTTTCGGAGatgctttaataaataaaataagatttAGTTGTTAGCCTGCTTCAGATGGCTTTGTACTTTGTGTAGCTTTCTGTTTCGGGATTCTTGCCTCTCTGAAGTGAATCTGGACAGAGATTTTTAGGGGGTGTTTGACTTCTTACCTGAACAACTAAGaattgttgcttttattttgcttatttaagaattatttttcttccagggGCAGAGTCAACCTCAGAAGTCAATTTTGAAAATCACAGAAGCAGCAATTCAAAGGGATTTTCAGCCAATGATTTCCGTGTCTTGCCAAGTGATTCTCTCAACGGTAAAATCAAAGAGCTAGGGAAAGAAAGGTAGGTGGTTTGGGTTTCCTTTGTGTTGGTAGAGGGGAGAGGTGTTATTTCTAGTCTTGTAGTTTAACAAAATTGGGGGGTGGGGAACAACCTTGAAGTTTTTGAGCCATTGCCATAACTCAGCTGTGATGCTTAAAAGTGTAACAAAGAAAACCCTATTAAAGCCAATTTCCCTCTCTGAAGGTCTCCAGAATTGTTCCTTCCATCTTCTAAATGCCATTTGTTAAAGAGACCAGATTTGGAGCAAGTTCTTAAGTGTGACAATGCTCTACAGAACaaagctgctttggaaaagaCAAAACCTGTGCAGGAAGTGGTGCAGGAACAGAGTCAGCATCAGCTTGCAGCAGGTAACATTGAAGATGGATCCAATACattttgatttctgctttttcctgctttgtaaCAGTTTTTCTATACGAGCAAGATGCAACTTTTTGTTATAAATCAAGgattataatttatatattcCTGGCCAATTTAAAAAGATGTTAGTTCTTGtttagttggttttgttttgtagccCAACTGTAGCTGCCCATCAGGGTGGGGTTGGACAACATTTGGACAGTAATGGGAGTGATTCCCACATGTAAATTAGTACTTCTTGACAGATACACTACTAAAAGTTTCACAGGTCTTGTGTCTCAGCTATAGATCAGGCAAAAGTAATGATGGAGGCAAAGGTGAAGTAATGCACAAATAAGGAGAGGAAATGACTGCAGCATTTAAACTTCAAGTCTTCAACATTTAAACTTCAACAGCCTTCCCCCATGActaaaaggaagacaaaattgTTTCAACgagtaatttctcttttcctttagaaaatgcGGATGAGCAGAAATGTGGGACCAGGTTAAGCAGTGCATCTGTCTTATCAAATCTCTCTGGAAATGTGACCAAGAGTTCAAATAACTCTTCCTCCTCTGTAAGACCTCTTCACCCTCGAACTGCAGAAGCAACAAATAGTTCTTTAGTGACTCAGAAAGCTAATAAAAGCTGTGCTCAAGAAAGCAAGTCAAAAAGAAGCGTATGTTTTCCTCTGTCTGCTCTGCACAATGCACCTGGGAAAGAAAATCTTACAAGTCCAGTTGTGACTAACAGGAAAGCAATGTCCATTGTGGCATCAGGCCTGAGTCAAAGTGAGCATGTAAGTATATTCAAGAAGTTTGAGATCACTTGTTAAGTATTCCTGATTATTATAGTCCTCAgcataaagagagaaaatgggaaGTATAATGGAAACTAATCTTACCAGGACCTGCAGATTAGCAGTACAGCAACTCAGGTCAAACTTTTTCACTCCTAAAAATCTGAGAATGCTTCCTGTAAATGGCACAGTTCAGCTTAGTGAAATTTGAACTTTTTAAAGTGGCTGCCTATTGGAAAATCCAGTTATTCCAAATGAAGAGGATTTCACTTCTAGAAAGCCTTGTGGCTTGGAAGGGGAGGGGGCTTGTGGTTGGATCCCTGAATGTTCTCAGATGCTGCTTCATTACCCAAATTCTGATCCAAAGTGAGAGTTTCTGTAATTAATCAATTCTCAGTTGCTAATAAACCTCTTTCGTTAATAAACCTCCATGTCCAGGAGGATCTGGCTTTTGGTTTTAGAAACTACTGACACAGAGCTCTTTGCTTTAGCCCTTTGAATGATGCCAAAGTTATTGACTTGTGAAGAAATGTATGTTCTGTGTGCCAACACAAATAAATCTAGGACTTTAAAGTAACTCTCTTACTATGTCGTACTCCAATAAACTGGAGTAGTTGGGGGTTTTaatctgttttgctgtttattttcttaactaCTTTTCAGTTGGTGGTCCAGAAGTTTGTGAGAAAAACTGAGAGCACTTTATCTAATCATGTTACTGAAGGAACCACCCACGTCATAATGAAAACAGGTTTGTTGGGAGCTATGTGAACTAATCCTGGATATATACACTACGTAGAATGTTAACTCTAAGCTAACTAACAAGCAAGACAGCTCAGCAGTACATCTGAGTGAGCTTGAGGAGAAGGTATTGTTTCaatagaaatagaaaactgGAACTTCACTGTGTGTATGACTGCTGGTAGCTGATAGTGAAGTTGTGCTTCCATAGGAACAAAGCAGCACTATTTCATCCTAACTATTATTTGTGTGCTTAGTTAAGGTACTTAAGTTGGGTTTTGCTCTTTGGTAGAGCTCAAGAATCCTATTATTGGAAGTTGGAAGGAACTTGGTACAATACTACAGTTGTACATTTGACAAATGTATTCTGAAACAGCATTATGTTGACTtgagcaaagcaaaacattaaTCGGGAAAATTAAGTTACTTTATTGCTGCATCTAGGCATAGCTTTTAAccaatgttttaaaaagcaagctATTTTGAGCCAAATCTGGATGTGGGGATGTTCTATGCTATGCTTGCATTTTGCTTCGTAGAAGCACTTGTAACTGGCTCATATTTGGATACAGTCTGTCACATAAGCCTTTCATGCTTTTGAAAACCAACAGAGGAAAGGAGCCAGAAATTCCAGTTACTCCAAATATATGAACTCAATTTTTACCCTTTTCTTCAGGAAGAGTATGATAAACATCACAACCATATGCTTTTGGAGAGGTATATGGTTTTGTCTTCATACAGATTCAAATAGGATAAACTGCCTCTTGAAGTTGTTCTGGTAGAGTAAAAGATGATGTTACATGGCTAGTCATATAAAAGTTCCTGCCAACATTAGCACTGAATCCTACTGTTGCTGTTCTCTCTTGACTAATATTTGTGcttgttttgccttttgtcTTTGCTGAATGACAAAAACTGAGTTCAGAAGTTGTGTATGAGATTTGCTTCTATTCATCTCATTCTGTTTAGTAGAATCAGGACACAAGAATCTGGGAATGTTTCTATAGATGGTTTTgatattctgctgctgcacttAGCAAAAAAATTTTGCTTTTAGGTACAAATAACCTGAGctattttgaggttttttccacTATTGGCAAGCTGAAAGaactctttctcttttttgctcTGCAGATAAGGAGCTGGTGTGTGAACGGACACTGAAGTACTTCCTGGGTATTGCAGGAAGAAAATGGGTGGTTAGTTATCAGTGTAAGTATAACTTGGTTTGGAGCTGAATGGTCTCTGCCCTTCTACCAGAAATGTACTCTTCACTTTTTCCGAAAAAGATCTCTTCATGTCTCTTCATGTTGCAGGATTTCTtctaaatactttaaaatcaaACTGTTGGCAGTGGAAGAACAATTTTGCTGCATAAAATGACTTGTTCTGTTCTGATCTTTTTCTTAGGGGTAATTCAGTCTTTTGAAGAAGGAAGGATATTGAATGAGGTAGGTCTTTTAGCTTAAGAGTGAAATCTCAAATGCCTAATGCTATCACATTGAGAGATTTACTAGAGTAACTTCAGATATTGtctatatatttaatatatggAAATTTGGCTTTGTAAACCTTAGCATATGCTAAGACCAAAAGCCACACTTGGGCTATGTGTCTTCATTGTTACTGAAGGTATAATGGGTCCTTAACAATTTTTTGGAACAAGTCGGGCGTATTTTTTTCTGGGTGACAGCCTAGAGGAAAAGATCTATTGTTTGTTAAAGGAAATACTGTCGGGACAGAGCTACACACAtagttttggtttatttttaaactttagtATACCCAACTACTGAAAATTCATTCCAGCATTTACTGTCTCTCCTGTTAGCAATGGTTTATTTGCCATGACACTGACTTAGGTGGATTTTTGTATTCCTGGGTggtatttgcattttcattctCTAATACATGTTTTTGGATAATGTCATAGTGACACAGGATGGATTTCATGTGTCTAATGAGCAGGCATgccactttcaggtagaaaatcCATATGACCTTCTGGCAAGCCAAGAAGAAAAGCCTTGGCCCCAAAAAGGCACTAGGAAAGGGGTATTAAAAGCCCTCCTGTGCTTGGGTGAAAAGGGGAAGTTGTTGCTACAGCATTGACTGGAAGTGCTAGAACATGGGACATATTGTCATACGCTCACACAGAAGCAAGGAGAAGAGCCTTCAGTTATCATAGATTCAATTCTAATGAAGACCaaactttttgtttgttatgtTGCAGGAGAACTTTGAAGTTAGAGGAGATGTAATCAATGGGAGAAACCACCAAGGTCCTAAGAGGGCTAGGCAGTCTCTGACTAAAAAGGTATGAGCATGCTGGGGATGAAAACCCTATCCTGCTGTGACTGTTACAGATATGTGGCTATGCCAACTGAACATCTAGaaccttttcccatttctctgctGTTGTCTATACAGAGAGTTGTACAAATTCAGCATTTCTAGAGATGAAAGTGAGCTctgtcagcagcagaggagaggagataaGGTCGTGGCTCACTATGCTTAGAGTGAATGCTATCCTTTTTATAACTGGTTTAGGATAGCACAGGTTTTGGGGGTTGAAACAGGGGGCTGGTGAAGTTTTGCAGGTTACAAAGAGCTTCAGATCTACTTTGTGAAACAGTGATAGCTTGATAACCAGTCCGAGAAGTGCAATGAAACAAGCACGTGAAGTATTGTCCTTTAAAGACACCATAGGTACTCTGTTAACATGTTCCTTGTTTTTCAGATCTTTGAAGACTTTGAGATCTGTTGCTATGGCCCTTTCACTGATATGACTACAGGTGTGTCAGTTGAGTGGAATTAAACTCTTAGTGTAAGAAATATTTGGAAGGGGGTTGTGGCCATTCACCAGAGGTTTATATTTGACCTCTTCTTGGATGCTTTTGTCCTTCTTACTTTGACACTTTCAAAACACCTCCATGAGGCAGAGGTATAGAACTTTACCCAGTTCTATCTCCAGGCAGAACAAAGTGGTGTTCTCTTCTATTTGGCTGTCCTCAGAGAACTGCTCTGGCAATTTCACTCTATTTCAGAACAGGCCTTTTATCTAGTTTCTAGCAGTGAAGGAACAGCATTATCATCATGCTGCCTGGCAGTTGCTTTACATGCTATTGAACTtgtatttaagcattttttccttcttagttaaCATTTTTCTAGCAAAACCTACCTAAGTATCATTTTTGTAGCAGTTGACACATCCTCAGTGTAATCTTCTCTAGAAGCAgatgttaaaactgaaacacacaaCAAAGCACAAGTTTCTATGCAAATCAAAAGCTGCCTTTTGTTAAACCTGAAAATTTCAGCTCGAATTTTGTTACCTAAAAATATTTGTACTTCTCTTCCCATTTTTGTAGCTTATTCAGCAGTTCCTTTCTGATTTGTCCCATTTAACTTCGTTTTTTTACTGGGTGAGATATCCTCACATCTCTTGACATTTACAGTAATTACTGCAGAGGATGCagtgctttcagctgctgcagtgatcATCAGTTCTGGCTCTTAGACTTGAGAGTcttatttctcttcttcacTATCAGTTCAACAGATTGGTGAAATTAAACACTTTAACTACTTCTGTTAA
The DNA window shown above is from Lathamus discolor isolate bLatDis1 chromosome 20, bLatDis1.hap1, whole genome shotgun sequence and carries:
- the BRCA1 gene encoding breast cancer type 1 susceptibility protein isoform X1 is translated as MDFSLIAVGDVQNVLSAMQKNLECPICLEVMKEPVSTKCDHIFCRFCMFKLLSRKKKGVTECPLCKTEVTKRSLRENSRFKQLIEGLLETIHAFELDTGVKFLNSRHFPKPSTEATAAEFPCKEGSVIQSKGFRGRKSAKENEQENCTLEANVDTDSRVKRRSLENKPQKCGSQKGIYIEFGSDSSEEVFKQSSNIGLKDKKALQISAQEKLEELKSAEMANEYSCDTQRDKLGAEEVILQDIIGESNSSEEVLSKKSTQNITECAQAGQVTMTEYQSSPFNVLAGDLLMEQCDTIGNASPLRSGDTSFFKSTEEMDAEQTQCNSKSKERDLKGSSVSRLDKSKEIDVAQSVEAVEMDEPENDSSHEKELPLEKLLQPGLPHCAAPNPVSKKRLKRSIQKVNEWFSKSNEILSSSSSQGDSTGAADISGDRDACFSDKDSCISEKTDPMVDCVEIAVVEGNERSSKQTADSIKDKIFGKTYKRERKSNPSVIFRDILPPAKKEDVAADKFLDHSSKDRLKRKRRIPRALQPEDFIRKKDEEANGSPQSVNWCLGDAEKKRCDGSSAVHEGQLSENWEDNTLAELEEPGGSVWKTATEKVPGKHSAGELKLSDCDQKSTKKSSAAKRCRRSTRPVCALQLVVDRSSDSADPAEPQIDSYPSSEEPRKADSEQRQVRRSRRLQLLSEEMTKETGKGVEMKGARSYDSDYEGASFRIQTNALVHTSACKDMDEPSGMSSSKSLTNMKDSDLEANEIQISLKNSSNTAEIAKAVINPASSCQHSTCSSFVPDTGSQEVEVEGSPLLLQYPSKAVVLSASHPTEEMTESCTGRDTPNVPGDLRAEKLPMAENVLELTKDAEGSELDISFLQNIFRHSKRLSFSLRSIPKKVCAVEDSASETSKTPCADQVENKQSNCLKPENLKGEKTTAGSLSRVCEEENDVSQVANRGTLTPIRTGTAGTEDKSRLQGGQGKEKTLSTDTGIKSKLRQNPIKSNIRQSDQADTRTDTNTDGETCFNSENSQAGKAKVVDNKGPIEPFHSGSVVCPTPCQQRAAEFSCEVTGEKSSKRESKPVKENEEGASQAANTGMPKFSLTEASGESCKRNSDFTCLSETPDGLLCSDDEIGENISFSAAHGRERSAVFAKRGDNALEQELHNRSGSSKSGSQHIQRPRRRAQKLQSSDEESSEDEDLPCFQALIFGKPVSTPLQSSKPATSVVEVSVSPITLPHTGSHKDYNMQKVPEVALSNECVSPSQESECSVNLFSSQSNTSEELAEVAQELKVPSGQAHTSKQVNSVTESKETFQGGTGGLKRSKTSSKDECQEDASMAANLGEAPAYDSETSNLEDSCEPFSQGEILTTQQKNIMQNNLKKLQQEMAVLEAVLKQHGSQDCEILPVHRELPHSSSEGTPGMEQMRQGGAESTSEVNFENHRSSNSKGFSANDFRVLPSDSLNGKIKELGKERSPELFLPSSKCHLLKRPDLEQVLKCDNALQNKAALEKTKPVQEVVQEQSQHQLAAENADEQKCGTRLSSASVLSNLSGNVTKSSNNSSSSVRPLHPRTAEATNSSLVTQKANKSCAQESKSKRSVCFPLSALHNAPGKENLTSPVVTNRKAMSIVASGLSQSEHLVVQKFVRKTESTLSNHVTEGTTHVIMKTDKELVCERTLKYFLGIAGRKWVVSYQWVIQSFEEGRILNEENFEVRGDVINGRNHQGPKRARQSLTKKIFEDFEICCYGPFTDMTTEHLEWMVELCGASVVKQLHLFTHSPNSTAVVVVQPDAWMENTDYRAIQQKDNVAMVTREWVLDSVACYECQEFDAYLVS